A genomic segment from Bosea sp. OAE506 encodes:
- a CDS encoding LysR family transcriptional regulator, which translates to MGPAASAASRRDGDLAAPGWDDIGIFHAIAESGSLALAAVRLGLSEATTARRLKAFERRLGLLLFRRGANRLIPTEAGAALAREAEGVATAVARFASRARAARPEASAPVRVTATTSISLFLTKHAGTISAGAGGVEIVIISTRQRLDLARGDADIAVRMSRIPEEPGHYGQKVGRLVQALYVRRDVDPEAAPIISVSRETSSRIDEHIIAYAAGRPIAARVGDSAARYESVRSAGAVSMVPCFMGDADPLLRRLAPPPDLTADEIFLVTHEVSRQRPAVVAVLAALRKLFRDHRAGLEGQVPPTK; encoded by the coding sequence ATGGGGCCTGCTGCTTCCGCTGCATCTCGACGCGACGGCGATCTGGCGGCGCCCGGCTGGGACGATATCGGCATCTTCCACGCCATCGCCGAGAGCGGGTCGCTGGCCCTGGCGGCGGTCCGGCTCGGGTTGAGCGAGGCGACGACTGCGCGTCGGCTCAAGGCCTTCGAGCGCCGCCTCGGCCTGCTGCTCTTCCGCCGCGGCGCCAACCGCCTGATCCCGACCGAGGCCGGTGCGGCGCTGGCGCGCGAGGCGGAGGGCGTCGCGACCGCCGTCGCCCGTTTCGCCAGCCGGGCACGAGCGGCACGTCCCGAGGCCTCGGCGCCGGTGCGTGTGACGGCCACCACCTCGATCAGCCTGTTCCTGACCAAGCATGCCGGCACGATCTCGGCCGGGGCCGGCGGCGTCGAGATCGTCATCATCAGCACGCGCCAGCGTCTCGACCTCGCGCGCGGCGACGCCGACATCGCGGTGCGGATGAGCCGCATCCCGGAGGAGCCGGGCCATTACGGCCAGAAGGTCGGGCGCCTCGTCCAGGCGCTCTATGTCCGCCGGGACGTCGATCCCGAGGCGGCACCGATCATCTCGGTCAGCCGCGAAACCTCCTCGCGGATCGACGAGCACATCATCGCCTATGCGGCCGGGCGGCCGATCGCCGCGCGTGTCGGCGATTCCGCGGCCCGCTACGAGAGCGTCCGCTCGGCCGGCGCCGTGTCGATGGTGCCCTGCTTCATGGGCGACGCAGATCCCCTGCTGCGCAGGCTGGCGCCACCGCCCGATTTGACGGCGGACGAAATCTTCCTGGTCACGCATGAGGTCTCGCGGCAGCGGCCCGCCGTCGTCGCGGTACTGGCCGCGCTGCGCAAGCTGTTCCGCGACCATCGCGCCGGGCTGGAGGGCCAGGTCCCGCCGACCAAGTGA
- a CDS encoding P-II family nitrogen regulator, translating into MKKIEAIIKPFKLDEVKEALQEVGLQGITVLEAKGFGRQKGHTELYRGAEYVVDFLPKVKIEIVLADEMVDGAIEAIMKAAQTGRIGDGKIFVSTVEGAIRIRTGETGADAI; encoded by the coding sequence ATGAAGAAGATCGAAGCGATCATCAAGCCGTTCAAGCTGGACGAGGTGAAGGAGGCGCTTCAGGAGGTCGGCCTGCAGGGCATCACCGTTCTCGAGGCCAAGGGCTTCGGACGGCAGAAAGGCCACACCGAACTCTATCGCGGCGCCGAATACGTCGTCGACTTCCTGCCCAAGGTGAAGATCGAGATCGTGCTGGCCGACGAGATGGTCGACGGTGCCATCGAAGCCATCATGAAGGCCGCCCAGACCGGCCGGATCGGCGATGGCAAGATTTTTGTATCGACGGTGGAGGGGGCGATCCGCATCCGTACCGGAGAAACCGGCGCGGACGCGATCTGA
- a CDS encoding glycosyltransferase family 1 protein, with amino-acid sequence MTTIHINGRFLAQPLTGVQRFARELTQALDRRILRGAVPPALANAAWRLVVPENAAEDFALAAIERERLGGGSGHLWEQTALAWHSRNAILLGFGGSGPLLHRRQLTVIHDVTIVRHPESFSRAYRLFHRLLGTILTRSATVATVSDFSRREIGAVFGVDPDGIAVIHNATDHFAALAPDEAILQRLGLAGGDYFLLVGTLKPNKNVAFAIRAFEALGARGQKLVIVGGVHSHVFKGGGYGTGENLVFAGRLEDAEIAALERRATAFLFPSLYEGFGIPPLEAMSQGCPVLAADIPPVREACGDAALYFDPRDEAPLIAAMRRILDEPGLRQELAGRGHDNGVRFSWDRSAAALLDVIAGLATRR; translated from the coding sequence TTGACGACGATCCACATCAACGGGCGCTTCCTGGCGCAGCCGCTCACCGGCGTGCAGCGCTTCGCCCGCGAGCTGACGCAGGCGCTCGACCGGCGGATCCTCCGCGGTGCGGTGCCGCCTGCGCTGGCGAATGCCGCATGGCGCCTCGTGGTGCCCGAGAACGCCGCAGAGGATTTTGCGCTGGCGGCGATTGAACGCGAACGTCTCGGCGGCGGCAGCGGCCATCTCTGGGAGCAGACGGCACTGGCCTGGCACAGCCGGAACGCGATCCTGCTCGGCTTCGGGGGCAGCGGCCCCCTGCTCCACCGCCGTCAGCTCACCGTGATCCACGACGTCACCATCGTGCGGCATCCGGAGTCCTTCAGCCGCGCCTACCGGCTGTTCCACCGCCTGCTCGGCACAATCCTCACCCGCTCCGCGACGGTGGCGACCGTGTCGGACTTCTCCAGGCGCGAGATCGGAGCGGTCTTCGGCGTCGATCCCGACGGCATCGCCGTCATCCACAACGCGACCGACCATTTTGCTGCGCTGGCGCCCGACGAGGCGATCCTGCAGAGGCTGGGCCTGGCGGGGGGTGATTACTTCCTACTGGTGGGAACGCTGAAGCCGAACAAGAACGTCGCCTTCGCGATCCGAGCCTTCGAGGCGCTGGGCGCCAGAGGGCAGAAGCTCGTCATCGTGGGCGGCGTCCATTCCCACGTCTTCAAGGGCGGCGGCTACGGGACGGGCGAGAACCTCGTCTTCGCCGGGCGGCTGGAGGATGCCGAGATCGCGGCGCTGGAGCGGCGGGCAACCGCCTTCCTGTTCCCCAGCCTCTATGAGGGGTTCGGCATTCCGCCACTGGAGGCGATGTCGCAGGGTTGCCCCGTGCTGGCGGCCGATATCCCGCCGGTGCGGGAAGCCTGCGGGGACGCGGCGCTCTATTTCGATCCGCGCGACGAGGCACCGCTCATCGCGGCGATGCGGCGCATTCTCGACGAGCCCGGGCTTCGGCAGGAACTTGCCGGGCGCGGCCATGACAACGGCGTCCGCTTTTCCTGGGATCGCAGCGCCGCGGCGCTGCTCGACGTGATCGCGGGGCTCGCGACCCGCCGCTGA
- the glnA gene encoding type I glutamate--ammonia ligase yields the protein MKNAKDVLKAIKDNDVKYVDFRFTDPRGKWQHVTFDVTMIDEDIFAEGTMFDGSSIAGWKAINESDMLLMPDPTTACMDPFFSAATMVITCDVLEPATGEPYGRDPRGMAKKAEAYLKSTGIGDTIYVGPEAEFFVFDDVKIAADPYNTGFKLDNVELPINGMTEYEGGNLGHRIATKGGYFPVPPQDSAQDMRGEMLAAMAAMGAKVEKHHHEVASAQHELGLKFDTLTHMADTMQVYKYAIHNVAQSYGKTATFMPKPIYGDNGSGMHVHQSIWKGGKPIMAGNKYADLSQECLWYIGGIIKHAKSLNAFTNPSTNSYKRLVPGYEAPVLLAYSARNRSASCRIPWTTSPKAKRVEVRFPDPMANPYLAFAAMLMAGIDGIVNKIDPGPAMDKDLYDLPPRELKKIPTVCGSLREALESLKKDNAYLKAGGVFNDDFIESYIELKMQDVARFEMTPHPVEFAMYYSY from the coding sequence ATGAAGAACGCCAAGGATGTCCTGAAGGCGATCAAGGACAACGACGTCAAATATGTCGACTTCCGCTTCACCGACCCGCGCGGCAAGTGGCAGCATGTGACGTTCGACGTCACCATGATCGACGAGGACATCTTCGCCGAAGGCACGATGTTCGACGGCTCCTCGATCGCCGGCTGGAAGGCGATCAACGAGTCCGACATGCTGCTGATGCCGGATCCGACCACCGCCTGCATGGATCCGTTCTTCTCGGCGGCCACGATGGTCATCACCTGCGACGTGCTCGAGCCGGCGACCGGCGAGCCCTACGGCCGCGACCCGCGCGGCATGGCCAAGAAGGCCGAGGCCTATCTGAAGTCGACCGGTATCGGCGACACGATCTATGTCGGCCCCGAGGCCGAGTTCTTCGTCTTCGACGACGTCAAGATCGCTGCCGACCCGTACAACACGGGCTTCAAGCTCGACAACGTCGAGCTGCCGATCAACGGCATGACCGAATATGAGGGCGGCAACCTCGGCCACCGCATCGCCACCAAGGGCGGCTATTTCCCCGTCCCGCCGCAGGACTCGGCGCAGGACATGCGCGGCGAGATGCTGGCGGCCATGGCGGCCATGGGCGCCAAGGTCGAGAAGCACCACCACGAGGTCGCTTCCGCCCAGCACGAGCTCGGCCTGAAGTTCGACACGCTGACCCACATGGCCGACACCATGCAGGTCTATAAGTACGCCATCCACAACGTCGCGCAGAGCTACGGCAAGACCGCGACCTTCATGCCGAAGCCGATCTATGGCGACAACGGCTCGGGCATGCACGTCCACCAGTCGATCTGGAAGGGCGGCAAGCCGATCATGGCCGGCAACAAGTACGCCGACCTGTCGCAGGAGTGCCTCTGGTACATCGGCGGCATCATCAAGCACGCCAAGTCGCTGAACGCCTTCACCAACCCGTCGACCAACTCCTACAAGCGTCTGGTCCCGGGCTATGAGGCTCCGGTGCTGCTGGCCTATTCGGCCCGCAACCGCTCGGCTTCCTGCCGTATTCCGTGGACGACCTCGCCGAAGGCCAAGCGCGTCGAGGTCCGCTTCCCCGATCCGATGGCGAACCCCTATCTCGCCTTCGCGGCCATGCTGATGGCCGGCATCGACGGCATCGTGAACAAGATCGATCCGGGCCCGGCCATGGACAAGGATCTCTACGACCTGCCGCCGCGCGAGCTGAAGAAGATCCCGACGGTCTGCGGTTCGCTGCGCGAGGCGCTGGAGTCGCTCAAGAAGGACAACGCCTATCTCAAGGCCGGCGGCGTCTTCAACGACGACTTCATCGAGAGCTACATCGAGCTGAAGATGCAGGACGTGGCGCGCTTCGAGATGACGCCGCACCCGGTCGAGTTCGCGATGTACTACTCCTACTGA
- a CDS encoding alpha/beta hydrolase has protein sequence MTEPLVLIPGLNCDARLYAPQWPALAPGRSVMVARHDRDESLAAVVQRLLATAPERFALCGLSMGGYVAFEVMRQAPQRVTRLALLDTTAKPPTPETNAPREQMIALAQKGAFDNVTTLLWQKLVAPARLADEELRLLVRAMADAIGADGFVRQQRAIMARPDSRPGLSAIAVPTLVLVGEEDAITPPAEALEIAEGIGAAARLVAIPGCGHLSTLESPEAVTAELLAWLG, from the coding sequence ATGACTGAACCGCTTGTCCTGATCCCGGGACTGAATTGCGATGCGCGTCTCTACGCTCCGCAATGGCCCGCTCTTGCGCCGGGACGCTCGGTCATGGTCGCCCGTCACGATCGCGACGAGAGCCTCGCAGCGGTGGTCCAGCGGCTGCTCGCGACAGCACCGGAGCGCTTCGCGCTCTGCGGCCTGTCGATGGGCGGCTATGTCGCCTTCGAGGTGATGCGACAGGCACCGCAGCGCGTGACGCGGCTCGCATTGCTCGACACGACCGCCAAGCCGCCGACGCCTGAAACCAACGCCCCGCGCGAGCAGATGATCGCGCTCGCTCAGAAGGGGGCTTTCGACAACGTCACGACGCTGCTCTGGCAGAAGCTGGTGGCGCCGGCGCGCCTGGCCGACGAGGAGCTGCGCCTGCTCGTGCGCGCAATGGCGGATGCGATCGGAGCGGACGGCTTCGTGCGTCAGCAGCGCGCCATCATGGCCCGCCCGGATTCGCGGCCTGGCCTCTCGGCGATTGCCGTGCCGACACTGGTGCTGGTCGGCGAGGAGGACGCGATCACGCCGCCGGCGGAAGCCCTTGAGATCGCCGAGGGGATCGGCGCGGCCGCGAGGCTGGTGGCGATTCCGGGCTGCGGCCATCTCTCGACGCTGGAGAGCCCGGAGGCCGTCACCGCAGAGCTGCTGGCCTGGCTGGGCTGA